Within the Pseudomonas chlororaphis subsp. aurantiaca genome, the region GTGATATTTGAACCGCGAATTTCAAGCCCGCAACAACCGGCTTTTATTCGGAGGGCACGTATTCTACAACTTCCAGGTCGAAACCGGATATCGCATTAAATTTCATCGGCGCACTCATCAGGCGCATTTTGCGTACGCCCAGGTCGCGCAGGATCTGCGAACCGGCACCGACGATGCTGTAGGTGGTCGGTTTTTTCGCAGGTGCGTGCTCGGCCGTTTCGCGGATATGCGCCAGCAGCACGTCACCGTCCAGCGGGTGGCCCAGCAACAGCACCACGCCGCTGCCGGCCTCGGCCACCGTGGCCATCGCGGCCCGCAGGCTCCAGCGGCCAGGCTGCTTGACCATCAGCAGGTCGCGCAGCGGGTCCATGTTGTGCACGCGAACCAGGGTCGGTTCTTCGGCGCAGATGTTGCCCAGGGTCAGCGCCATGTGCACGTCGCCTTCCACCGAATCACGGTAGGTCACCAGGTTGAACTGGCCCAATTCGCTGTCCAGCGGCTGCTCGGCAATCCGCTGAACGGTACGTTCGTGGATCATCCGGTAGTGAATCAGGTCGGCGATGGTGCCGATCTTGATGTTGTGTTCGGCGGCGAAGGCTTCCAGCTCGGCGCGACGGGACATGGTGCCGTCATCGTTCATCACTTCGCAGATCACCCCGCTCGGCTCGAAACCGGCCATGCGCGCCAGGTCGCAGGCGGCTTCGGTGTGGCCGGCACGGGCCAGGGTGCCACCCGGCTGGGCCATCAGCGGGAAGATGTGGCCCGGGCTGACGATGTCTTCGGCCTTGGCGTCCTTGGCGGCAGCCGCCTGCACCGTGCGCGCACGATCGGCGGCGGAGATGCCGGTGGTCACGCCGGTGGTGGCCTCGATGGACACGGTGAACTTGGTGCCGAACCCGGAACCGTTGCGCGGCGCCATCAAAGGCAGCTTGAGCAGCTCGCAACGCTCGCGGCTCATCGGCATGCAGATCAGGCCGCGGGCGTGCTTGGCCATGAAGTTGATGTGCTCGGCCTTGCAGCACTCGGCGGCCATGATCAGGTCGCCTTCGTTCTCGCGGTCTTCATCATCCATGAGGATGACCATCTTGCCTTGGCGGATGTCTTCAACCAGTTCTTCGATGCTGTTGAGCGCCACGCGGCACCCCCTTGAGTCAGGATTTGAGGTAGCCGTTAGCGGCCAGAAAACTTTCGGTAATGCCGCCGCTCGAAGGCTCCGCGGCCTTGTCGCCCAGCAGCAGGCGCTCCAGGTAACGCGCCAGCAGGTCGACCTCGAGGTTGACCTGACGGCCCGGCCGGTAGTCGGCCATGATGGTTTCGGCCAGCGTGTGCGGGACGATGGTCAGCTCGAACTCGGCGCCATTGACCGCGTTGACCGTCAGGCTGGTGCCGTCGACGGTGATCGAGCCCTTGTGGGCGATGTACTTGGCCAGGTCCTTGGGCGCGCGGATGCGGAACTGGATGGCGCGGGCATTCTCCTCCCGGGCCACCACCTCGCCGACACCGTCGACGTGGCCACTGACCAGGTGACCACCGAGGCGGGTGGTCGGGGTCAGGGCCTTTTCCAGGTTGACCCGGCTGCCGGCCTTCAATTGATGGAAAGCGGTGCAATCCAGGGTCTCGCGGCTGACGTCGGCCCAGAAGCCGTCGCCCGGCAGTTCCACTGCGGTCAGGCAAACGCCGTTCACCGCGATGCTGTCGCCCAGCTTCACGTCGCCCAGGTCGAGCTTGCCGGTTTCCACATACACCCGCACATCGCCGCCTTTGGGGTTCAATGCACGGATGCTGCCGATGGATTCGATGATGCCTGTAAACATGGAGTCCTCCTCGAGAACAGGGTCGCCGCGTGGCGAAGGCCCGAAATTATACGCTCGCTGCTGGCAGAGGAATGGCAATGACTCGCCAGTCATCGCCTACGGCGCGCATTTCAATGATTTTCAGCTGCGGCGCCTCGCGCATCTGCGTCAGCGGCCAGTCGAGCAGCGGCCGCGCCGAGGAACCAAGGAACTTGCCGGCGACAAAGATCTGGTACTCGTCCACCAAGCCTTGCTGGGCAAAGGCACCCGCCAGGCGTGGGCCGGCTTCCACCAACACCTCGTTGACGCCACGGGCGGCCAGCTCGCTCAGCAGCCGACGCAGGTCCACCTGGCCATCGGCACCCGGCACGATCAGGCATTCCGGACCGTTGGCGTACTGCTCTTCCACCGCGGCGCAGGTAGCGACCAGCGCCGGCCCCGCCTTGAAGAATGGTGCATCGAGCGGTACTCGCAGGCGGCCGTCGATCAATATGCGCAAGGGTGGACGGCTCATGGCCAGGGCGGTCTGCTCCGCATCCAGCCCCAGCTCCTCGGCACGCACGGTCAGCCGGGCGTTGTCCGCCAGCACCGTGTCGGCACCGGTCAACACCACGCTGGCCTCGGCCCGCAGGCGCTGCACCGCGGAACGCGCGGCGGGGCCGGTGATCCACTGGCTTTCGCCGCTGGCCATGGCGGTGCGCCCGTCCAGGCTCATGGCCAGCTTGACCCGCACGAACGGCAAGCCGTGTTCCATACGCTTGAGGAAACCCCGGTTGAGCGCCCGGGCTTCCTGCTCCATCACCCCACTGTGGGTGGCAATGCCGGCCTGGGCCAGGCGCTGCAGGCCACGGCCGGCGACTTCCGGGTTGGGGTCCTGCATCGCCGCCACGACCCGCGCCACGCCGGCATCCACCAGGGCATCGGCGCACGGCGGCGTACGGCCGTGATGGCTGCAGGGTTCGAGGGTCACGTAAGCGGTGGCGCCGCGGGCGTTGGCACCGGCGGCACGCAGGGCATGGACTTCGGCATGGGGCTCGCCGGCCCGCACATGCCAGCCTTCGCCGACGACCTGGCCGTCACGCACGATCACACAACCGACCCGCGGATTGGGGTGAGTGCTGAAGCGGCCTTTGGCGGCCAGCTCCAGGGCTCGCGCCATGTAGTGGGCGTCGAGTACCGCCTGTTCGCCGGAGATGTTCATTCTTTGCCCGGCTCGCGGGCGAGACGGTCGATCTCTTCGCGGAATTCGTTGAGATCCTGGAAGCGCCGGTAGACCGAGGCGAAGCGGATATAGGCCACTTCATCGAGCTTTTGCAGCTCGGCCATCACCAGTTCGCCGACGACCAGGGATTTGACCTCGCGTTCGCCGGTGGCGCGCAGCTTGTGCTTGATATGCACCAACGCGGCTTCCAGGCGCTCGACGCTGACCGGACGTTTTTCCAGGGCACGCTGCATGCCAGCGCGGAGTTTTTCTTCGTCGAAGGGCTGGCGGCTGCCGTCGGTCTTGATCAGGCGCGGCAACACCAGTTCGGCGGTTTCGAAAGTGGTGAAACGTTCACCGCAGGCCAGGCATTCACGCCGGCGGCGCACCTGTTCGCCTTCGGCGACCAGACGCGAGTCGATGACCTTGGTGTCGTTGGCACCGCAGAAGGGACAGTGCATGGTGGCAGGCAACAAAAAAAGGGAGGGCCATGGTAGCGCATCCCACTGGCAAGACAAGCCATAGCCTTTACGGTATACAGACCGACTATTATGTTTTGCACATGGAATTTCGCCTTGTTGGAGCTTCGCATGCCACTACGACCGCTCGTTTTGCTCAGCCTTTTCAGCCTGCTGGTGGCTTGCAGCAGCGATGCCCCGAAACCGGCCGTCTCCACCGTGCCGCCCCAGCAGAGTGTGAAAAAAGCCCAGGAGTCCACCGACCTCGGCCCCCTGCCGGCCTACCAGCGTGAACTGAGCGGCACCCTGCAAGGCGTACCGAGCGGTGCCGAAGTGGAACTGGCGCTGCTGGTGATCGACGAGCGCGGCCGGCCGCAACGCCTGCTGGCCAGCAGCAACCTGATCGGCAACAACAAGGTCCTGCCGTTTCGCCTGCGCTTCAATCCCGATGTCTTCCCGGCGGGCGCCCGCGTCGAACTGCGCGGCCGCGCCAGCCAGTCCGGCCAGTTGATCCTGCACCTGCCGGCGCAACTCATCACCCAGCCGACCACCCAGGCCGTGGGGCAGCTGCAATTCGTCAAAGCACCATGACCCCACCGCTCGACCTGCAACGCGCCCTGAGCGACCTGCTGGGCGATGCCCAGCTGGTGGCCTGCGAACTGCCGGACACCGAGCTGAAGCTGTGGTTGATCGATGCTGACAACATGGACCGTGCCTTCACCCCGGAAGAAACCCGGCGAATTCTCCACGAACCGCCGTACTGGAGTTTCTGCTGGGCCAGCGGCCTGGCCCTGGCCCGCTACCTGGCCGAACGGCCGCAGTGGGTGCAAGGCAAGCGGGTACTGGATTTCGGCGCCGGCTCCGGCGTGGCCGGCATCGCGGCGCTGAAGGCCGGCGCACTGGAAGTGGTGGCCTGCGACCTCGACCCGCTGGCCATTGCCGCCTGCCGGGCGAATGCCGCGCTCAATGGGGTTGAGCTGGGTTACTCCACGGACTTCTTCGCGGAAGCCGATCGCTTCGACCTGATCCTGGTGGCCGACGTGCTCTACGACCGCGCCAACCTGCCACTGCTGGATGAATTCCTCAGCCGCGGACGGCAAGCGCTGGTGGCGGACTCCCGGGTCAAGGACTTCCAGCATCCGCTGTACCGACGCCTGGAAATGCTCCACGCCCTGACCCTGCCGGATCTGGCCGAGCCCTGGGAGTTCCGCGATGTGAGCCTGTATCACGCGCAGCGCGATTGATGAAGGACAGATCGCGGGCAAGCCTCGCGCCTACTAAAGTTCAGTGGCATCCGTAGGAGCGAGGCTTGCCCACGAAACAATCTGCCGGCCACCCCATGCCCCGCTTTCAGTCGCCCCCCGCCAAGCCTTATAGTTGGCCCATTCACGTTCTTCGAGATCCCCCATGAGTCAGGACACGCCGTACATTTTCGACGCCAGCACCGCCGACTTCGACCAGTCGGTGATCGAGAACTCGTTCCACAAGCCGGTACTGGTGGATTTCTGGGCCGAATGGTGCGCGCCCTGCAAGGCGCTGATGCCGATGCTGCAACAGATCGCCGAGAGCTATCAGGGCGAGTTGCTGCTGGCCAAGGTCAACTGCGATATCGAGCAGGACATCGTCGCCCGCTTCGGCATTCGCAGCCTGCCGACCGTGGTGCTGTTCAAGGACGGCCAGCCGGTGGACGGCTTTGCCGGGGCGCAACCGGAGTCCGCGGTGCGCACCATGCTCGAACCCCATGTGCAGATACCGCCGCCCAAGGCCGCCGACCCGCTGGAACAGGCTGAAACGCTGTTCGCCGAAGGCCGCATCGCCGAGGCCGAGGCCACGCTGAAAGTGCTGTTGGGCGAAGACAACAGCAACGCCAAGGCGCTGATCCTCTACGCCCGCTGCCTGGCCGAACGCGGTGAACTGGGCGAAGCCCAGACCGTGCTCGACGCGGTCACCGGTGATGAGCACAAGGCCGCGCTGGCCGGAGCCAAGGCGCAGATCACCTTCCTCAAGCAGGCCGCCGACCTGCCGGACAGCGCCGACCTGAAAAGCCGCCTGGCGCAGAACCCGCAGGATGACGAGGCGGTGTATCAGTTGGCCATCCAGCAACTGGCGCGCCAGCAGTACGACGCGGCGCTGGATGCGCTGCTCAAGCTGTTCATCCGCAACCGCGGCTACAACGAAGGCCTGCCGCACAAGACCTTGCTGCAAGTGTTCGAGCTGCTGGGCAACGATCACCCGCTGGTGACCACCTACCGCCGCAAGCTGTTCGCCGCGCTGTACTGATTCATAGCTGATAGCCGCGCCGGTTTATCGCAAGCCGGCGCAGCCTTCGCCTACTCGATCCAGCTGTAGAGCGGCGTATCACCGCCGCTCACCACCTTGACCTGTGTGCTATGACGCAGACGCACCAGCAGGCGCTTGCCCGCCGCGGCGCTGCCGGTCAGGCCTTCCAATTGCTCCAGCAGGTCCGGGCCACTCAATTGCCCGGCCTTGCGCAGCAAGTCCCTGGCGGTCTGCCACAACGCATCGTCCTGGCTCACAGGCTTGGCCACAGGCATGCCACCTTCGGTTTTGGCCGCCTGCAACGGCGCCCCCAACCGGGCACTCAACTGATCCCAGTCGGCCTCGTCCAGTTCCAGGGTCAAATCCACCGGCCATTCGCCGATGCTTCCACGAATCCGCACCATCGCTCTGCTCCCGATCTTTTCTGACGAGCATGCTCCCATGCGTCTTGCGCAACGCCAAGCAGGCGGTCAAACTCTCGCCACCATTGTTATAAGATTACATAACATTTTTTTCATGTTCGCTCCGGAGACTTGCCATGCGTCGTCTGCTACTCGCCCTGCCGTTCGCCCTGTTGCCATTGGCCATCGCTCACGCGGCCGAAAAACACGATCACGACCATGAGCACGGCAGCCTCGGCGCTCACGAGCATGGCGTGGCCCGCCTGAACGCCGCGCTGGACGGCCAGACCCTGGAGCTTGAACTGGAAAGCCCGGCGATGAACCTGGTGGGTTTCGAACACGCCGCCAGCACCGACGCGGACAAGGCCAAGATCGCCGCCGTACGGGCCCAGCTGGAAAAACCGCTGGCGCTGTTCAGCCTGCCGCCCGCCGCCGGTTGCGTAGTTGCGCAACAGGAACTGGAAAGCCCGCTGTTCGGCGACAAGCCCGAGGATCACGACGAGGACCATGACGAAGCGAAGGACGCCAACGGTCACGAGCATCACCACGAACACAGCGAGATCCATGCGCACTACCAGTTCACCTGTGCCACGCCGGGCGCGCTGAAGAGCCTGGACCTGGCCGGCGTATTCAAGACCTTCCCCGCCACCCAGAAAATTCAGGTACAACTCATCTCGCCAAGTGGCCAGCAAGGCGTGGAAGCGACCTCCAAGGCCGCCAGCCTGAAGTTCTGACCGCGACCCCTGTAGCCGGCTGCCACAGGCTGTGATCGATTGCTCTTGAGGTCCTCGGAAGGTCCTGCGGACCTTATCGCAGCCTTCGGCAGCGGCTACAAAACTCACACCATGATCGGCCCAACATGACCCAAGCACTTATCGAATTGTCCGACCTGGGCTTCAGCTGGCCCGGCCATCCGCAGTTGCTGGATATCCCGGCATTTCGCCTGGAAGCGGGTGAAACGCTGTTCCTCAAGGGCCCCAGCGGCAGCGGCAAGACCACCCTGCTCGGCCTGCTCGGCGGCGTGCAGAAACCCGGTCGCGGCAGCATCCGCTTGCTGGGCCAGGAGCTGACCGAACTTTCCGCCGGCGCCCGCGACCGCTTCCGGGTCGATCACACCGGCTACATCTTCCAGCAGTTCAACCTGCTGCCGTTTCTCTCGGTGCGCGAGAACGTCGAGCTGCCCTGCCACTTCTCCAGATTGCGCGCCGGCCGCGCCGTGCAGCGCCACGGCAGTGTCGACCAGGCGGCGGCCACCCTGCTCGCCCACCTAGGGTTGAAAGACCCCGACCTGCTCGGTCGCCGCGCCGACTCGCTGTCCATCGGCCAGCAACAACGGGTCGCCGCCGCCCGCGCACTGATCGGCCAGCCGGAACTGGTGATCGCCGACGAGCCCACCTCGGCGCTGGACTACGACGCCCGCGAAGCCTTTATCCGCCTGTTGTTCGCCGAATGCCGCGAGGCCGGGGCCAGCCTGCTGTTCGTCAGCCACGATCAGAGCCTGGCGCCGCTGTTCGATCGCAACCTGTCTCTGGCCGAACTCAATCGCGCCGCCACGCCCGCAGAGGTCTGAGATGTATCTGTTCCGTCTAGCCATGGCCAGCCTGGCTAACCGTCGCTTCACCGCGATCCTCACCGCCTTCGCCATCGCCCTGTCGGTCTGCCTGCTGCTGGCGGTCGAACGGGTGCGCACCGAAGCCCGCGCCAGTTTCGCCAGCACCATCAGCGGCACCGACCTGATCGTCGGTGCCCGCTCCGGTTCGGTGAACCTGCTGCTGTATTCGGTGTTCCGCATCGGCAACGCCACCAACAACATCCGCTGGGACAGCTTCGAGCACTTCGCGAGTAGCCCGAAGGTGAAATGGGCGATCCCGATTTCCCTCGGCGACTCCCATCGTGGCTACCGGGTGATGGGCACCACCGTGGCCTACTTCGAGCACTACCAATACGGCCACCAGCAGAACCTGCAACTGGCCAGCGGCCGCGAGTTCGCCAGCGATCCGTTCGAAGTGGTGCTCGGCGCCGAAGTCGCCGAGGCCCTGCATTACAAGCTCGGTGACAAGCTGGTGCTGGCCCACGGCGTGGCGGCCATCAGCCTGGTCAAGCACGACGACAAACCCTTCACCGTGGTCGGCATCCTCAAGCGCACCGGCACCCCGGTGGACCGCACGCTGCACATCAGCCTCGGCGGCATGGAGGCGATCCACATCGACTGGCACAACGGCGTGCCGGCCCAGGGCAACGGCCGCATCAGCGCCGACCAGGCGCGCAACATGGACCTGACGCCGCAAGCGATCACCGCCTTCATGCTCGGCCTGAACAGCAAGATCGCCACCTTCGCCGTGCAGCGCGAGATCAACGAATACCGCGGCGAACCGATGCTGGCGATCCTGCCCGGGGTCGCTCTGCAGGAGCTGTGGAGCCTGATGGGCACCGCGGAAAAGGCCTTGTTCGTGGTGTCGTTGTTCGTGGTGTTGACCGGCCTGATCGGCATGCTCACGGCGATCCTCACCAGCCTCAACGAGCGCCGCCGGGAGATGGCGATCCTGCGTTCGGTCGGCGCTCGCCCCTGGCATATCGCGACCTTGCTGGTGCTGGAAGCCTTCGCCCTGGCGCTGTTCGGCGTGCTCGCCGGGCTGGGCCTGCTGTACCTGGGCATCGCCCTGGCCCAGGGTTATGTGCAATCGACCTACGGTCTGTACCTGCCGCTGGCCTGGCCGAGCGAGTATGAGTGGACGCTGCTCGGCGGTATCCTGATCGCCGCCCTGCTGATGGGCAGCGTGCCGGCCTGGCGCGCCTACCGACAATCGCTGGCCGATGGCCTGTCCATCCGTTTATGAGGTCTCTAGTCATGAGGAGCTCCGGTATGCCCCGCGCCCTGCTTGCACTGTTGATGCTGGTCGCCCTGCCACTGTGGGCCACCGAACCCCGGGACCTGGCCTGGTCGGAAATGATCCCGCCGGACGCGCCGGCGGAAGTACCGAACATGAAACCGCTGCACGACTTGTCGCAGATGAGCGACGCCCTGGCCGCCGAGTCCGCCCCGGCGGCCAAGCAGGAGATGCCCAATGCCCCGGTGGTGCAGAGCCTGGACGGCCTGTCGGTGCGCCTGCCCGGCTACATAGTGCCGCTGGAAGTCAGTGAGGAAGGCCGCACCACGGAATTTCTGCTGGTGCCGTATTTCGGCGCCTGCATCCACGTACCGCCACCGCCGTCGAACCAGATCGTGCACGTAAAAAGCGCAGTCGGCGTGAAGCTCGACGAGTTGTATCAGCCGTACTGGATCGAAGGGCCGATGCAGGTCAAGGCGTCCACCAGCGAAATCGCCGACGCGGGTTACCAGATGGAGGCGCAGAAGATCTACGTGTACGAGTTGCAGGAGTGAAACCGCGTTTTCCGCAGTGCCATTCATGACCTTATCGCAAGCAAGCCTGCGCCCACAAAACAGCACAGTTCCCTGTCGCCGCAAGCTTGCTCGCGATCAGTTTCGCAGCGTACACAGCACCCGCGGTTCCCCTGCTTCGACGCTGATCCGGTTTTCATTGAGCTGAGTCAAAGCCTGTTCCTTGACGATCCTTACCATTGGACCTAGCCAACTCGAATCGTCCTTTGGAGCTCCCATGCACAAGTCCCTGCTCAGCGCCTCCCTGTTCGCGCTCGCGCTCGCCGCCCCGCTCGCCCACGCCCACGAAGCGGGCGACATCATCGTTCGCGCCGGTGCCATCACCGTCAATCCGAAAGCCGACAGCGGCGACGTCAAGGTCGACCGCGGTCCGTTGGCCGGTGCCAACCTCGGTGGCAAGGCGACCATGAGCAGCGACACCCAGCTGGGCCTGAACTTCGCCTACATGCTGACCAACAACGTCGGTATCGAACTGCTCGCGGCCACCCCGTTCGAGCATGACGTGAAGCTCAAGGGCACCGCACTGGACGCCGCCAACGGCAAGCTCGGTACCCTCAAGCACCTGCCGCCGACCCTGAGCGTCGTGTACTACCCGCTGGACCACAAGGCCGCTTTCCAGCCTTACGTCGGTGCCGGTATCAACTACACCTGGATCTATGACGAGCACGTCGGCAGCCGCGCCAGCGCCGCCGGTTTCGACAATTTCCGGGCGAAGAACTCCTGGGGCCTGGCCTGGCAGGTCGGTGCCGATTACATGCTGACCGACAACGTGATGATCAACGCCCAGGTGCGTTACGTGGACATCGACACCACCGCCTACGTGAACAACAACGCGGTCGCCGGCGGCACCCGAGCCAAGGTCGACGTGGACGTCGATCCATGGGTCTACATGGTCGGTCTGGGCTACAAGTTCTAAATCGACCAGACAAAAAAGGCGCCTGCAAAGGCGCCTTTTTTCATCGCTGGGGAAAGCTCAGAGGCCCAGCAAACGTGCCAGCCCGACGCTCATCGGGGTTGGCTCGGGGAACTTGAAGCGCTGCAACAGGCGCTGGTTGTTCGCCCGCGAATGGCGAATATCCCCCGAACGCGCCGGGCCGTAGCTGATCGGTGGCAACTGCCCCACCACCTCGCCCAGGGCCTCGAGCAATTGCTTGAGGGTGGTGGCCTGGTTCAGGCCGATATTCACCGCGCCGACTTCCAGCTGCGGCATCTCCAGGGACTGCACCAGCACGTCCACCAGGTCTTCGACATACATGAAATCGCGGGTCTGCTCGCCATCGCCGAACACGGTGATCGGCAGGCCTTTCTGCGCGCGCTCGCAAAAGATGCTGATGACCCCGGAGTACGGCGAGGACGGATCCTGGCGCGGCCCGAAGATGTTGAAGAAGCGGAAGATCGCCGGCTCCAGGCCATGCTGGCGGCGATAGAAATCAAGGTAGTACTCGCTGGCCAGCTTGTCCGACGCATAGGGCGTCAACGGTGCCTTGGGCGTGTCTTCGTCGATCGATTCGCCCTCGCCGTTGTTGCCATAGACCGCCGCGCTGGAAGCGAACAGCACGCGCTTGACGCCGGCCTGGCGCATGGCCTCACAGACGTTGAGGGTGCCGATGAAGTTGCTCTGGTGGGTACGCACCGGATCGTCCACCGAGGCTTGCACCGAGGCGACCGCCGCCAGGTGCGCGACCGCACGGCAGCCACTCATCGCCCGCGCCACCAGGGCCGCATCGGCGACGTCGCCTTCGATCAGTTCGACCCGCGGGTTGTCCAGCGGCAGGTTGCTGGGTTTACCAGTGGACAGATCGTCGAGGATCCGCACCGAGTAGCCCTTGGCGAGCAAAGCGTCGGTCAGGTGCGAACCGATGAAACCGGCACCGCCGGTGATCAGAATTGGGCCATCAGCCATGACGATAAAACCTATCCAGTAGAGCCGGGAGTGCCGCGCGCCAGGCGCGTGGCTTGATCCCGAAGGTGTGCAGGATTTTCTTGCAGGCCAGCACCGCGTGCTGCGGTTCTTCGGCGGCGTCCGGCCGGGCCGCGTGGGCCTGGGCGGTCGGCGCCTCGATGGCCAGCGGATGCAGGCTGCGGGCCTCGGTGAGGATCGCCTGGCCCAGCGCCAGCGGCGTGGTCGCCTCATGGCCGGCGTAGTGGTAGGTGCCCCACAGCGGCGCGGCGCAATCGAGTTGCTTGAGCACGGAAATGATCACCCGGGCAGCATCGTCCACCGGCGTCGGGTTACCCCGGCGGTCGTCGGCCAACAACAGCTCTCCGGGATGCTCGGCACGCGCCAGGAAACGCCCCAGGGTGCCTTCGGCGCTATCGTCCAGCAGCCAGCCGAAACGCAGCAGCACATGCTGCGGGCAGGTGGCGCGCACATTCTGCTCGATCCGCCACAAGGCCTGGCCACGCAGGCCCAGCGGTACCGGTTCGTCCTTTTCGCTGTAGGCAGTGGCCCGCGAACCGTCGAACACGCGGTAGCTGGAAGGCTGCAGAAGAATGATGTTGTGATGCTGGCACAGCTCGGAAAGCCGCTCGACCGCCCGTTCCTGGCTGGCCAGGCGTGCCTCGGGGACACTCTCCGCCTGGAACCAGTCGAAGTAGTACGCAAGGTTGATCAAGGCATCCGGACGGGTGTCGTCGAGCAGTTGCGTCAGGCTCGCGGCATCCCAGCCGTCTTGCGGCGGGCGGGGGGCGAGGAAACCGATGTCTTCCTCTGCCCCGAGGCGAATCAGCGCCTGCCCAAGGGCATTTCCGCCACCCAGTAACATAAGGCGCATTCGCATAGAGTCAGCAGGCCCAATCTGTTCGGAACGATGGTTTGAATCGGCCAGACCCGCGGGTTTGGCCATGAATATTGCTCAGAATCGTTGCATTTTGCGGGTTTCCGGCGCAACCGTCACTGAGAAAGTGCAGCGCCGTCGCTCATACCGTCCCCCTGTAGCCCCGCGAGGCTGCGATCGGCAACACAGTTGCCGCAAACCCTGAGTCCGCGATCTGTCTGGAAAATCGCATTGGCTGGTTTTACGACCGCTACGCGGTCGATCGCAGCCTGCGGCAGCGGCTACAGAGTACGTGGTGTCCGTGTAGCCACTGACGAGACAGCCTTGCAACTTCGCCCCGGCGGTCGCATAACGTTGTGCATGAACCTTCCCCAGATCCCCGCCGACGCCCTGCCGGGTTTCCACCCCGCGGTCAGCGCCTGGTTCAACAGCTGCTTCCCGGCGCCGACCGCCGCCCAGGCCCGGGCCTGGCCGCTGATTCGCCAGCGCCGCTCGACCCTGATCGCCGCGCCCACCGGCTCCGGCAAGACCCTGACCGCCTTCCTCGCGGTGATCGACGAGCTGGTGCATCGGGGCCTGGCAAACGGTGGCACGCTGCCGGAGCAGACCCTGGTGGTGTACGTCTCGCCGCTCAAGGCCCTGAGCAACGATATCCAGATCAACCTGCAGGACCCGCTGGCCGGGATTACCGCGCAGCTCGAACGCATGGGCCTGCCGCAGTTGCGCATAAGCACCGCGGTACGCACTGGCGACACCCCGCAAAAAGACCGCAGCGCCATGCGCAAGAGCGCACCGCATATCCTGGTGACCACCCCCGAATCGCTGTATGTGCTGCTGGGTTCGACCTCTGGCCGGCAGATGCTCGCCAGTACGCGCACGGTGATAGTCGACGAGATCCACGCCATCGCCGCCAGCAAGCGTGGCAGCCACCTGGCGCTGAGCCTGGAGCGCCTGCAAGCGCTGTGTGGCGAGCCGCTGACGCGCATCGGCCTGTCGGCCACGCAGAAGCCCATCGAAGCGGTATCGCGTTTCCTGGTCGGTCATGAACGCCCCTGCGAGATCGTCGACATCGGCCACGCCCGCCCCCGGGACCTGGCCATCGAAGTGCCGCCCGTGCCGCTGTCGGCGGTCATGGCCAACGACGTCTGGGAGCTGGTCTACGAGCGTATCGCCGAACTGGCGCGGGAACACCGCACCACCCTGGTGTTCGTCAACACCCGGCGCCTGGCCGAGCGCCTGAGCCGCCACCTGAGCGAGCGCCTGGGCAAGGACGCGGTGGCCGCCCACCATGGCAGCCTGGCCAAGGAATTTCGCCTGGACGCCGAACAACGCCTCAAGCGCGGCGATTTGCAGGTGTTGATTGCCACCGCCTCGCTGGAGCTGGGCATCGATATCGGCGATGTCGATCTGGTGTGCCAGGTCGGCTCGCCGCGCTCGATCTCGGCTTTCCTGCAAAGGGTCGGGCGCTCCGGGCACCAGGTTGGCGGTACGCCCAAGGGCCGCCTGTTCGCCCTGACCCGCAACGACCTGATCGAATGCGCCGCCCTGCTCGACTGCGTGCACCGCGGCGAACTCGATACCTTACAGATCCCCAAGGCGCCGC harbors:
- a CDS encoding DUF2796 domain-containing protein → MRRLLLALPFALLPLAIAHAAEKHDHDHEHGSLGAHEHGVARLNAALDGQTLELELESPAMNLVGFEHAASTDADKAKIAAVRAQLEKPLALFSLPPAAGCVVAQQELESPLFGDKPEDHDEDHDEAKDANGHEHHHEHSEIHAHYQFTCATPGALKSLDLAGVFKTFPATQKIQVQLISPSGQQGVEATSKAASLKF
- a CDS encoding ABC transporter ATP-binding protein, coding for MTQALIELSDLGFSWPGHPQLLDIPAFRLEAGETLFLKGPSGSGKTTLLGLLGGVQKPGRGSIRLLGQELTELSAGARDRFRVDHTGYIFQQFNLLPFLSVRENVELPCHFSRLRAGRAVQRHGSVDQAAATLLAHLGLKDPDLLGRRADSLSIGQQQRVAAARALIGQPELVIADEPTSALDYDAREAFIRLLFAECREAGASLLFVSHDQSLAPLFDRNLSLAELNRAATPAEV
- a CDS encoding ABC transporter permease gives rise to the protein MYLFRLAMASLANRRFTAILTAFAIALSVCLLLAVERVRTEARASFASTISGTDLIVGARSGSVNLLLYSVFRIGNATNNIRWDSFEHFASSPKVKWAIPISLGDSHRGYRVMGTTVAYFEHYQYGHQQNLQLASGREFASDPFEVVLGAEVAEALHYKLGDKLVLAHGVAAISLVKHDDKPFTVVGILKRTGTPVDRTLHISLGGMEAIHIDWHNGVPAQGNGRISADQARNMDLTPQAITAFMLGLNSKIATFAVQREINEYRGEPMLAILPGVALQELWSLMGTAEKALFVVSLFVVLTGLIGMLTAILTSLNERRREMAILRSVGARPWHIATLLVLEAFALALFGVLAGLGLLYLGIALAQGYVQSTYGLYLPLAWPSEYEWTLLGGILIAALLMGSVPAWRAYRQSLADGLSIRL
- a CDS encoding DUF3299 domain-containing protein, whose translation is MPRALLALLMLVALPLWATEPRDLAWSEMIPPDAPAEVPNMKPLHDLSQMSDALAAESAPAAKQEMPNAPVVQSLDGLSVRLPGYIVPLEVSEEGRTTEFLLVPYFGACIHVPPPPSNQIVHVKSAVGVKLDELYQPYWIEGPMQVKASTSEIADAGYQMEAQKIYVYELQE
- a CDS encoding OmpW/AlkL family protein; protein product: MHKSLLSASLFALALAAPLAHAHEAGDIIVRAGAITVNPKADSGDVKVDRGPLAGANLGGKATMSSDTQLGLNFAYMLTNNVGIELLAATPFEHDVKLKGTALDAANGKLGTLKHLPPTLSVVYYPLDHKAAFQPYVGAGINYTWIYDEHVGSRASAAGFDNFRAKNSWGLAWQVGADYMLTDNVMINAQVRYVDIDTTAYVNNNAVAGGTRAKVDVDVDPWVYMVGLGYKF
- a CDS encoding NAD-dependent epimerase/dehydratase family protein, which translates into the protein MADGPILITGGAGFIGSHLTDALLAKGYSVRILDDLSTGKPSNLPLDNPRVELIEGDVADAALVARAMSGCRAVAHLAAVASVQASVDDPVRTHQSNFIGTLNVCEAMRQAGVKRVLFASSAAVYGNNGEGESIDEDTPKAPLTPYASDKLASEYYLDFYRRQHGLEPAIFRFFNIFGPRQDPSSPYSGVISIFCERAQKGLPITVFGDGEQTRDFMYVEDLVDVLVQSLEMPQLEVGAVNIGLNQATTLKQLLEALGEVVGQLPPISYGPARSGDIRHSRANNQRLLQRFKFPEPTPMSVGLARLLGL